The Tenebrio molitor chromosome 5, icTenMoli1.1, whole genome shotgun sequence genome segment tgtattaatttgttCACATAAAAACTATACGTTTAAATAACAGTTGATATTATGATATTTCGTCGTGTTATAGCCAAAACGATAACAACTTGTTTTATCGGCCTTATTTttagtcatttttaaaatgataaatCTCAATTAAACAGTCGTTTTGTCTTAAAAACATAAATCATTTGAACAGTCACCGGCTCGAGTGTGTCTTATAATTTTGCATACAATTCACACCAGATGTCTCACTGATAACTGGAATCGCCAATAACAAGGAACGTTTTCGTCATTTCGTTAATAATCAGAGACAAGTTGTGTCTGTAATAATTACTCTTCACGTATTCGATTCATAAGCCTGTTGTTTAACATTTCATTTGATTTATGTTTAAGCATCAGCTATAAAGCTCAATGAAGCGAGAGTATAACTTTTTAGAGGAAGAATCATTTTTACGGTACTCCATACTCGACGACCCAGTCCCACAGATTTCAAATTACAACCACAGATTACAACTGTAGCCACAGCCACAGCTGTCGCTTGTTGACAGTTGATATTTATGTTTCTCCTTatattaggttatgtttactTCATAAAGTAAAAGGAAATCAATTTGATAAAGAATAATAGTTTTGACTGTTTCAAAAGCGCTTTTAGTTAAATGTAGGTGACAAAATTCAAGACTTACCTGATACACATTTTGCTAGTTGAATCTGTAACGGCAAAGATgagtaaaaaagaaaaaaagggaCGTAAGCGTTACGAATCGAGTTCCGATTCCGAATCCATCGACAGTGAAGAAGAAGCACGACGCAAAGATCTCCAAGAACGTGATGAATTTGCCAGCAGACTTAAAAAACGCGATGAAACTAAAACTAGAAACATTGTCCAAGCCTCTGATCGGAGGGCTTATGAGGAAGCTGCCAAAAGACtcaaaatggaaaatgaaGATCGAGAAAAGATGATTCCGATGCTGAGAGTACATTCAAGGCggaaatatttagaaaaacgTAAAGAAGACAAGATTGCAGAACTCGAGGAAGATATTGCAGATGATGAATATCTCTTTGAGGatgaaatgtttgttttaacaattattttgattattgattaacaaattgttattttagCTTAACTGAACGCGAGCGGAAGGAGCGAAAACGTAAAAAGGAACTGTTAAGATTGGCGCAAGAACATGAAAAAGCGCGTGAATTGGAAAGAGTGCAGCGTTACCATATGCCTAGAGATTTGGGCAAAGGATCTACAGCAGATTATGTTGAAGTTGATGATCTTGAAAAAGTGCCTCAGTCAGAACAGAAAAAATGGGAAAAGGACCAAATGGCATCAGCAGTATTTAAATTTGGTGCTAAAGATTCCTCATCAAAAAAAGATGAATATGATTTGCTTCTAGAAGATCAGATTGATTTTATTCAAGTTTTACAAATGCCAGGTGGGACCTTACAATGTAAGTTTAATAGGTCTACAgtgattaaaaatatttcaggtACTAAGGAAAAAAAGGAGCCTGAACTCActgagaaagaaaaaaagaagcttGACATTGAAGAAACTAAAAAAAGTCTACCAGTCTATCCATTTAGAGATGATTTAATTCAGGCTGTTAGAGAGCATcaagttttaataattgagGGTGAAACAGGCTCAGGAAAAACTACACAAATCCCGCAATACTTGCATGAAGCTGGATTTACCCAAAACGACAAGAAAATAGGGTGCACTCAACCCAGAAGGGTGGCGGCGATGTCAGTGGCGGCACGTGTGGCGCAAGAAATGGGAGTTAAATTAGGAAATGAAGTTGGTTACGCGATTAGATTTGAAGATTGCACGTCCGAACGAACGTTAATTAAGTACATGACGGATGGTACTTTGCACCGAGAATTTTTATCAGAACCAGATTTGCAGTCTTACAGCGTGATGATAATCGACGAAGCTCACGAACGGACATTACACACAGACATTTTGTTCGGATTAGTTAAAGATATCGCGCGATTTCGGCCCGATCTGAAGTTATTAATATCGAGCGCCACTTTGGACGctcaaaaattttcagaattttttgaCGAGGCACCGATTTTTAGAATCCCCGGTCGCCGGTTTCCGGTTGACATTTACTACACCAAAGCACCTGAAGCCGATTATGTTGATGCATGTGTCGTGTCGGTTCTACAAATCCACGCGACCCAACCATTGGGGgatattttagtttttcttacTGGTCAAGACGAAATCGAAACGTGTCAAGAATTATTACAAGATCGCGTAAGGCGTCTAGGTTCTAAAGTTAAAGAACTGCTGATTTTACCTGTTTATGCGAACTTACCCAGTGACATGCAagcgaaaatttttgaacctACTCCCCCTGGTGCTAGAAAAGTCGTTTTAGCTACGAACATTGCCGAAACCTCTTTAACTATAGACAATATTATCTACGTCATAGATCCAGGGTTTGCCAAgcaaaatcattttaattccAGAACTGGAATGGAGAGTTTGATAGTCGTGCCCATCTCGAAGGCGTCGGCCAATCAGAGAGCCGGACGAGCGGGACGAGTTGCGGCGGGTAAATGTTTTCGTTTGTACACGGCGTGGTCTTACAAACATGAACTCGAAGATAATACAATACCAGAAATACAAAGAATTAATTTGGGTAACGCAGTATTGATGCTGAAAGCTTTAGGAATTAACGATTTGgttcattttgattttcttgaCCCTCCACCTCACGAGACTCTCGTGTTGGCTTTGGAACAGTTGTATGCTCTGGGTGCACTTAATCATCACGGAGAGTTGACCAAGCTGGGACGGCGAATGGCCGAATTTCCTGTTGATCCCATGATGGCTAAAATGCTGTTGGCGTCAGAAag includes the following:
- the l(2)37Cb gene encoding pre-mRNA-splicing factor ATP-dependent RNA helicase DHX16; this encodes MSKKEKKGRKRYESSSDSESIDSEEEARRKDLQERDEFASRLKKRDETKTRNIVQASDRRAYEEAAKRLKMENEDREKMIPMLRVHSRRKYLEKRKEDKIAELEEDIADDEYLFEDEILTERERKERKRKKELLRLAQEHEKARELERVQRYHMPRDLGKGSTADYVEVDDLEKVPQSEQKKWEKDQMASAVFKFGAKDSSSKKDEYDLLLEDQIDFIQVLQMPGTKEKKEPELTEKEKKKLDIEETKKSLPVYPFRDDLIQAVREHQVLIIEGETGSGKTTQIPQYLHEAGFTQNDKKIGCTQPRRVAAMSVAARVAQEMGVKLGNEVGYAIRFEDCTSERTLIKYMTDGTLHREFLSEPDLQSYSVMIIDEAHERTLHTDILFGLVKDIARFRPDLKLLISSATLDAQKFSEFFDEAPIFRIPGRRFPVDIYYTKAPEADYVDACVVSVLQIHATQPLGDILVFLTGQDEIETCQELLQDRVRRLGSKVKELLILPVYANLPSDMQAKIFEPTPPGARKVVLATNIAETSLTIDNIIYVIDPGFAKQNHFNSRTGMESLIVVPISKASANQRAGRAGRVAAGKCFRLYTAWSYKHELEDNTIPEIQRINLGNAVLMLKALGINDLVHFDFLDPPPHETLVLALEQLYALGALNHHGELTKLGRRMAEFPVDPMMAKMLLASERYKCSEEVVTIAAMLSVNGAIFYRPKDKIIHADTARKNFNHIGGDHLSLLNVYNQWRDSDYSTQWCYENFIQYRSMKRARDVREQLVGLMQRVEIDMVSNVTETADIKKAITAGYFYHIARLSKGGSYKTVKHNQSVTIHPNSALFEDLPRWILYHELVFTTKEFMRQVIEIESKWLLEVAPHYYKQKELEDSTNKKMPKTVGRSTRTE